AATTCTTTATGGTCGCCTCAGATTTTCCTAGAATTTCTGCTACTTCTTTTGTTGTGTAGAAGGTTATCCCCAATATCTTCTTCACTTCTTCTTTCTTCCTTCTTATTTGCTTTATAGATAGGTATTATAGAAAATGTCTATTGAAAATTAAGAAAAAAATTGGAAGATAATCCTTTAGCCTAATACTTTTTCCGAAAAAGACTTAAAAATCTAACTTTTTCCACTTGACAACATCAATGGTTAGGGCTTATACGCTAACATTATCGTTAAATGGAGGGTTGTCATGAAAAACAAAGAACTTGCAAGAATTTTTGATAGATGGGCGGATATCCTAGAGTTTATAGGAGATAATCCATACCACGTAAGGGCTTACAGAAATGCTGCAAGACTTATTGGAGACCTTTCTGAAGATATAGAAATTCTAGCAAAGGAAGGAAAACTAACTTCACTTCCCGGAATAGGACAAAGACTTCAGGAAAAAATTTTGGAATTCTTAAAAACGGGAAAAATAGAGGAATTTGAAAAGTTAAAGTCTACCGTTCCAGATACCATTTTTACACTTCTTGATATTCCAGGAGTAGGACCAAAGACAGTAAAACTTCTTTATGAGAAATTGAACGTTAGAAGTTTGGAAGACCTAAAGAGGGCAATAGAAAGTGGAGAACTTTTAAAGCTTCCTGGCTTTGGGTTAAGAAAGGTAGAAAAGATAAGGAAAGGTATAGAACTTTTCGAAAAATCTTCAGGAAGAATACTTCTTGGAGTTGCCGTTTTCATCGCCGACAGAATTGTGAAAAGCCTTAAAGATAGTGAAGTAGTAGATAAAGTTTCCGTTGCCGGTTCGACAAGAAGAATGAAAGAAACGGTTGGAGATATAGATATTTTGGCAACCGGAGAAAACCTTCCAGCAATAATTGAAACTTTTGTAAACTTACCAAACGTTAAAGAAATTTTATGGAAAGGAAGTAAGAAAGCGTCTGTTATTGTTGAAGAAGGAGAACAAGTTGACCTTAGAGTAATTGAAAAAGAATCTTACGGATCAGCCCTTCAATACTTTACAGGTTCAAAAGCTCACAATATCCACCTTAGAACGATATGTATTAAAAAAGGATTAAAACTTAACGAATATGGTCTTTTTAAAGGAGATTTAAGAATAGCAGGAGAAACTGAAGAGGAAATATATGAAGCTCTTGGGATGGAATTTCCTCCTCCAGAAATAAGAGAAGACACCGGTGAAATAGAATTAGCCTTAGAAAGGAAACTTCCAAGATTTATTGACTACAAAGATATAAGAGGAGATCTACACATACACTCAAACTGGTCAGATGGTGCATCTACGATTGAGGAAATAGCACTAAAAGCAATTGAGCTAGGATATGAGTACATAGCGATTACAGACCACTCAAAATCCTTGAAAGTAGCAGGAGGACTTTCTGAAGAAGACCTACTAAGGAGAAATAAAGAGATAGACAAGCTTAACGAAAAATTTAACGGAAAAATAAAAATACTTAAAGGCGCAGAAGTAGACATACTACCAGATGGAAAACTTGACTACGATGATGAAATCTTAAAAGAACTTGATTTTGTTATAGCTGCAATCCATTCAAGGTTTTCTCAAGATAATACAGAGAGAATCTTAAAAGCTATGGAAAACCCGTTTGTTAACGTTATAGCCCACCCTACAGGAAGAATAATAGGACAAAGAGAAGGATATCCTCTAGACTTAGAGAAAATACTAGAAAAAGCTCAAGAAACCAACACAGCCTTAGAAATCAATGCTTATTACAACAGATTGGATCTTAAAGACGCTGATTGTAGATTTGCTACAAAGTTCAACGTTCTCTTAGTTATAAACACCGATTCTCACCATGTTGATCATATGTGGATGATGAAGCTTGGAGTTGGAACTGCAAGAAGAGGATGGGTTGGAAGAGAAAAAATTTTAAATGCTAAACCTATTGAAGAACTACTTAACTTTGTAAAGAGTAAAAGAAAAAAATTTGGGGTCTTATAGACTTGACATCTTTTCTCGTTAGCCTATATTATCCCACGTCGCAAGTGGGCCGCTAGCTCAGTTGGTAGAGCAACGGACTTTTAATCCGTAGGTCCCAGGTTCGAGTCCTGGGCGGCTCACCACTTAGTGCGTCCCCGTCGTCTAGCCAGGCCTAGGACACCGGCCTTTCACGCCGGCGACGCGGGTTCGAATCCCGCCGGGGACGCCATTACCATTTATGGGGCCGTAGCTCAGCTGGGAGAGCGTCAGGCTGGCAGTCTGAAGGTCGTGGGTTCAAGTCCCACCGGCTCCACCAAGAGGATGGGCCTGTAGCTCAGTTGGTTAGAGCATCCGGCTCATAACCGGACGGTCGGAGGTTCGAGTCCTCCCGGGCCCACCATTTTTTTATTTTTGGAGAAAGAAATGCCAGTCGATATTCTCCAAAAACTCATTTCTATCCCTTCCGTTTATGGAAATGAAAAAGAAATAGCGGATTTTGTTGAATCTTTCATAAGAGAAAAAAATCCTAAGCTTTCCTTAATAAGAAAAAACAATAGCATTATTGCTCATACTCCTTTAAACTCCAGTAAAAAAACGGTTGCTCTTGTAGGACATCTTGATACTGTTCCAGGAGAAAATGAATATACTGGAAAAATTTTAGATGGTAGGCTTTACGGTCTTGGTGCCAGCGACATGAAAGCTGGTGATGCTGTTATCTTGAAACTCATAGAAGATTTCTCAAAACAAGATACAAGATACAACCTGTTCTTCATTTTCTATGAAAAGGAAGAAGGTCCATACGTTGATAACGGTCTAAGGCATCTTTTTGAAGATTACATTGATCTTTTAAAGGAAATAGATTTCGCCTTTGTTCTTGAACCTACCGACAATGTAGTTCAAGTTGGATGTCTTGGAGTAATTCACGCTTGGTTTAAGTTTAAAGGGAAAAGGGCACATTCTGCTCGTCCCTGGGAAGGAGATAACGCAATTCATAAAGGATGGAGGCTTTTAAAGTTTTTAAAGGAATTAGAACCAAAGGAGTATAAGATTGGAACTCTTACTTATTACGAAGTCCTTAATGCAACAATGGTAGACTTTAACGGTGGAAGAAACATAATTCCGGAAGAATTTAGAGTAAATCTTAACTATAGATTTTCCCCAACAAAAACTATTGAAGAAGCTAAAAAAAACCTAATAGAGTTGAAAGATAAGGTTAACGCAGACGAAGTAGAATTTACAGACCTTTCTCCAGCTGCAAGACCTTGTATCGATAATCCAATTTTGGTGGAGTTTATAGAAAAATTCCAAACTCCAGTTGAACCTAAGCAGGCTTGGACGGACGTTGCCCAACTTTCCTATCACGGAATAGATGCTGTTAACTTTGGTCCGGGTCAACCACATCAGGCGCATCAAAGAAACGAGTATGTTGAAATAGAAAAGGTTAAAGAGTGCTACAGAATATTTAAAGCTTTCCTTTGCGAATAAAAGAACATACTTTTTCAAAATCTATAGCTTTCCTTTTACTTAGACCGTAGATCAAATGCTCACTTTTTGTAATTTTTACTTTCTCACCGATTATTTCTCCATCTGAAAGATCTATGAGGAAATACTTGGTAGTGAGTTCTGCATCTCCATCACAAACCTTACCTTTAAAGTTATTAATCCTTAATCTATTTTTCCTATTGATAACCTCTGAGGCTGTGCCATTAAAGACTACATATCCTTTTCGGGAATTAACAACCTTAATCTTAGAATGCGGAAAAGATAATCCTTGAAGTTTTAGAGTTTTTTTTTCGTATTCTATCTCTACCGATAATTTATCGTGAACGAATACTAAACGTTTATTTTCTGTCTGCTCTTTACTGAGTTCTCCATCTGTAGTGTTGTTTCTCAGGAAAAAGAAGAATAGAAGGACATTTACAGCAATAAGCACAATAGAAAGTATCTTTATAAACTGTTTTTTTCTCTCCATTATTCACTACCTTTGGAAAGAAAGGGAGAGCACCTTGAAGGTACTCTCCAAAAAAAAGTTTATTGAGTGCATTTATCAACTTTTAACCAGATTACGGGTAAATGACTATACTCTTCAAATCTCATCATGACTAACTCATTATTGTTAACAAATTCAACAGGTAAAAGGTCTACTTCTGCACTTTCTAAATGTATAAGATTCCAACCGCTATCCGTATTTATTGTGTAGTTTGAGCTAGAATCTTCAATGCCGTTTACATAGCGAGTCATTTTATTTTGAGTTGTATCAACGTTAACGCAAACGTTGGAATCTTTCCACGCCTTGATAGTACTGTCATAGAAATAAATTTTCCAGTTTCCGTCAATGTTTTCGTTAATTTCATCTAAGGAAGCAAAGGATAGAGCAAAAACTGGTCCCCAGCCTCCCATAGCAGGGTTATAGGATAAAACGATAGTATTATCGGATAAAAAGATCACTTCATCTGTAAGAAACTCAAAGAAAGTAGAATTATATTCATCATTGAGATAATATCTATCCTCTTCTTTGTTCAAAGTTGCATTTGGAATAATGCTATTATCCCAATAAATCATATAGAAAGAAGAACCTATCTCAGAATCTAAAAACGTGGAAACTGAACTTTCTGTAGGATAGATACCTATGAGAGGTGGATACGGATACACAGGAGCATAGTCATAACTCCAGTATTCATTATCACTTAACGTGTACCAAGTTTCATTATCATAACTTCTTTCATACATCTTTATTGATGGACTTAAAGATTGGTAGTAGGTGTATAGGTAGGAATCCTTTTTAAACCAAATTTCTCTTTCGTTGTCTTCACAAGTAGTATATTCTACCCATTCATCAGTACCAGTTGTAGAGTTGTAAACGTAATATCCTCCCTGCCATACTTCAGAACAAACGCTAAATTCCTTTACAAGTCCATTTTCTACATCTTGCCTTATTTTTGATCCATCAAGAGGATTAGAGAAGAGGTAAGATAAATCTACTGTTGCATTACTCTCTTTATCTGGAGACTCTATAACCGTCGATCCATACAAGCTATCCATAAGATCAGAAATTGTTATACTTGCTGTGTTTTCAATATCGGCTTTAACTGTATCCTCGTCTTTGTCGTCTCCCAAAGCGTTATAAAGAATAGACTGTGTAAAGTTATCTGCATTGTTAACATCATCTCCTACAGCTTTTAGATACCCTAAAGCTTTCTGGGCATCGGATTTTGCAGAAGAGATAAGAGAAGAGTCTACAAGTGTTAGTTTTTCTAAGTAAGGAAGAATTCCTTCTTCCGTTGAGTTTTCGTAAACACTCCAATCATAAGCTAAAAGGTACTCTAAGAAGGCTTTTTTAGATAGGAGGAGTCCTTTTAATGTGTCTAAGGTAGCTTTATCAAAAACTAAAGTTTGATTGTCTGCAATATCTGAAGGTATTGTGAATCTTAAGGTATCAGATACACTTTCAAGTTCCTTAACTGCTGTATTAAGATCACTTACTAAAGAGTTAACACTTTCTTTCCATTCCGGTAGAGAAACATCATTTACATCTTTTGTAGATTCTGAAATATCAAAGAGAGAGTTTGAACCGGGTATTATGTAAGATCCCAATTTACTGAGGAAATTATTATCTACAGATGTTCCAAGAACAGAAAGTGCATAAGCAACTTTCTTGGCGTCTGTATCTGTTTTTCCTTCAAGAAGCGTTCTAAGAAGGTCAAATCTTCCTTCTACGAGATAAGTTATAGCCTGTTCATCAGAAATGCTTTCTGTTGTAGCGTTTATGGTCTCAACAGCATTTTCTAAGGTTGATATAGTTTCATTAAGTGTTTCCTTCAAATCAGCAAAATCATCTGTTTCCGTAACATTTTCAGAAAAGCTTAATATGGTTTCTTTTAATTCTGTTTCATTTGCAGATTCTACAAGATCTACTGAAGTAATCGCTTCTGTAACAATATCAGCAAGTAGTTGAGTTGCATTTGTTGTATCTGTAGAAACCGTTGTGTTTAATGTTTCTAACTTAGATGCAATATTTTCAGCAACTTCCTCTACTACTTTAACTTTTAAATTTTCGTCTCCTACTTCTTTAGATATGGTATTAGTCGCTACAACTAAATTGGCAATAAACGCTTTTGCTGTTTCATCTAACGTATTCCATGCTTCGCCATAGTTTAGTTTTTCTGGTTCTTCTTCTATTCCTAAGTTCTTAAGTACTTCTTTTATTTCAGGTTTAACAGCTACTAAAGTGGTAAGAGGTGAAACAACTTCGCTGTCTTTTGGAGCTATAAGAGCTCCATTAACTTTTATTCCAAGGTCTATATCTGTAGCATTATCCATAATAGCTATTATTTCATTATAATCACAACTGGATGGAATGTTCAGTTTAGCAGTTCCATTTATAGAAATAGTAGAAGGTTCTCCTTTATCAAAAACTCTGTTTCTATTACAGTCTGCAAAAACTTTAGCTCCATCTACACGTCCATCAATAATGGTTACTTCTACTGCTTCAGTAGTTTCTTCTGCTGGGTTATCACTTGTAGTATCATTTGTACTGACTGAACATCCTCCAAATGTTAACCCAGAAACTAAAGTAGCTGTTAGTAATAGGAGAGTTTTTCTATTCCATTTTTTCTCTTTCTTCATAGTTCCTCCCTATTTTATTACTTTGTTATTCATTTTATCAAAAATTAGTAGTTTCTCTGAAATTTACATTTGCTTATATTTATAATAATTTATTCAAATCGGAAAGTGTAAAGTAACTGTGTTTTCTAAACTCTTCTCTTTCGTAAGGGAAATCACTCCTATAGTGACCTCCTCTGCTCTCTTCTCTTCTCATTGCACTTATTGCAATTGCGAGCCCTAAGGTTGCACTGTTTCTTACTTGCCAAGAAGAATTCGAATTTGCGATTTCGGAAAGTTTATCTATTGCTTTTGTTAAAGATTTGGCATTTCTAACGATACCAACGTAATTCCACATAATATCTTGAACATCTTTAAAAGAATATTCTTTTTTATTAATTGGCTCTTTTTCTTTTAGTTCTAACTTTACGGGACAGAAATCTTGGTGGAGGTACTGCCAATCTCTGTACACTCCGTAAGCAGTTCTTTCTCCAAAGACGAAACACTCAAGCAAAGAATTGCTTGCAAGTCTATTTGCTCCATGAACGCCAGTACAGGAAGCTTCTCCTACTGCAAAAAGTCCTTCTATCGAAGTTCTACCAAAGCTATCTACTGCAATTCCACCGATATAGTAATGAGCTACCGGAGTAATTGGAATTAGGTCTTTTTTGGGATTCAAACCTTTTTCTAAAAGTTCTGAAGTTATAGTTGGAAATCTTTTAAAGATATCTATGCCTTTACTCTCTATTGGTCTAAAGTCAAGATAAACATTTCCACCACATATTCTCTTTTGAGTTTCTATTGCTCTAGTTACTACATCCCTTGGAGCAAGTTCCCAAAGGTGGTGGTAGTCTCCCATAAACCTTCTGCCGTTTTCATCAACAAGGATTGCCCCCTCTCCCCTTACAGCCTCAGAAATGAGAAAGCAATCGGAATCGTCACAGAAAGCTGTAGGATGAAACTGAACAAACTCTAAATCCTGAAGTTTTGCTCCATACCTTAAAGCTATTGCTATTCCATCACCTGTTGAGGTAGGAGGATTGGTATTCTTTAGATAAATTCCAGCTGCTCCTCCCGTAGCAATGGCAGTAATTGGAGCATAGATAGCTTGTATTATGCCATCTTTTTCGTAAATCACTCCATAGCATCTATTGTCCTTAACGATAAGTTCTTTAACCTGAGCAAACTCTATTAAGTCCTGATTGTAGTTTTCAAGAAGAGCTCTTTCTACTTCCTCACCAGTTTTATCTTTGTAGTAAACAATTCTTGCTACCGAGTGTGCAGCTTCCTTTGTAAACTTTAATAAACCATTTTCCTCTTTTTCAAAATTTGCTCCCATTCGAATAAGATCAATTACTCTTTTAACTCCTTCCTCAACCAAAATTCTTGCAGTCTTTGTTTTTACAAGACCAGCTCCAGCCTTTACAGTATCGCTAAAGTGTAGTTCTGGACTGTCCTCTTTTGAAAGAGCTACAGCCACTCCACCTTGAGCAAGTTTTGTAGAACCTGTATCGGCAGTTTCTTTCGTCAAGACACACACTTTCAAACCAAGCTTAGAAAGCGTAATTGCACAAAACAGTCCAGCTGCTCCACTACCGACAATAACAGCATCATACTCTTTATAGGGAATCTTAGATGTATCTATTGATAAAAGACTTCTCACACTTCCTCCAATCACTGTCTAATAATAAATGAACCACTTAGTCCCATTCTTTTTAACCTTAGTTTAAACTGCTTTGCTTTTTTATAACTTGAAACAGGACCGGCTAATACCCTGTAATAACCATTGAGTTTTATAACTTTTGTTTGGATTCCGTACTCGTTAAGAATCTTATTCTTGTACTTAAAAGCATTTAATTTGTTCTTAAAGGCTCCAACTTGGACGTAGAACATTCCCCTTTCTAAATTTACAGATTTATATCCGTTGTTAACTTTTTTGCCAAGGACTACGAGCTTTACTTTAGCAGTTCCTTTTTTTAGCATTCCAAGTCTTTTAGCCGCTGCGTAAGAAAGGTCAATGATTCTTCCCTCAACAAAAGGACCTCTATCGTTTACTTTGACAATAACACTTTTTCCATTCTCAAGGTTTATTACCTTTACATAAGTGTTTAGAGGAAGAGTCTTATGTGCCGCGGTTAGCTTGTACATATTATATATCTCGCCGTTAGCAGTTCGTTTGCCGTGAAAACCGGGACCATACCAAGAAGCAACTCCATACTCAACGTATCCAGAAGGAACATCTTTAACACAGTAAGTTCTACCATTTACTTTGTAAGTAGACTCACAACCCGAACTAGGTTTAATAGGCTTAGCTGGCTGCCCAAAAAACTCATCCCTTCCCTTAAGGCTAACGCAACCCCACAAAAAGATAGAAATGATACAGAGAATCCAAGCTCTTTTCATGACAGCGAAATTTTATAATTTCCTAAGCAATTCTAAAATCAAATGGAGGGAAAAATGGAAAAGATTCTGGAATCTCTAGAAGGAATTGTTGAGGTAAAAGAAGATAGAGTGGAAATCCTTGACGAACAAAAAGTTAGAAGTGAGTTAATAGATAACCTTGTTTACACTGCTGTTTTTGGTAGTGAAGAAGAGAAGAAGACAGCTCGTTGGCTTATAAGAGCAATTGCTTTAGAGCTTGACGTAGTTCCAGCTTCTATTCATGATCTTTACGTGAACGGAATGGCTAAGGAAGAGATTGGAAAGTGGTTTACCGTTCCAGCTATGAACATAAGGGGAATGACTTACGATGTTATGAGACAGATTTTCAAAGTTGCCGTTAAAGAAGATATGGGATCATTCATCCTTGAAATCGCTAAATCCGAAATCGATTATACAGACCAAAGACCTGCAGAATACACAGCTTGCACTCTTGCTGCAGCTATCAAAGAAGGATTTAGAGGACCTGTGTTCATTCAAGGAGATCACTTCCAGTTTAACGCTAAAAAGTACGCAGAAGATCCAGAAAAAGAACTTGAAAACATTAAGGCTTTAACTAAAGAAGCGATTGAAGCCGACTTTTATAACATTGACATAGACCCTTCAACTCTTGTTGACTACAGTAAGGAAACTTTAAAAGAACAGCAATACCACAACTACCTTAACACAGCTAAAATGACTGCTTTCATAAGAGAAATTGAACCAGAAGGAGTTACTGTTTCCGTTGGTGGAGAGATTGGACACATCGGGGGTAAGAACTCAACTCCTGAAGAGTTTGAAGCATTCATGGAAGGTTATCTTGAAACATTAAAAGAATATGGAAACTACGCTGGAATAAGCAAGATAAGTGTTCAGACTGGAACAGAACATGGAGGAGTGCCTCTTCCAGACGGGAGTGTGGCAGAAGTAAAACTTGACTTTAGCGTTCTTGAAAAGATTGGAGAGGTTGCAAGGAAAAAGTACTCAATGGCAGGAGCTGTTCAACATGGAGCTTCCACTTTACCTGACGAACTATTCCACAAGTTCCCAGAAGTAAAAACGGCGGAAATCCACCTTGCTACAGGATTCCAGAACATAATCTACGATTACCTTCCAGAAGAGTTCAAAAACGAAATTTACAACTGGCTTAAAACAGAACTTAAGAATGAATGGAAAGAAGGTTGGACAGAACAACAGTTTATTTACAAGACAAGAAAGAAAGGGTTCGGAAAGTTTAAGAAGGAATTCTGGAACTTACCAGAAGAAGTTAAAGCTCCAATGATGAAAGCTCTTGAGGAAAAGTTTAGATTCTTATTCGAACTGCTTAACGCTTTTGGAACAAAAGAAATTGTTGAAAAGTACGTAAAACCTGTAAAAATTTACAAGAAGAAGCCACTCTAAGTCCGTTCTATGAAGGGGGAGCTCTTCCCCCTTTTCTATTTTCTTCCTAAAGCAAGAAATATAGGGTAATCTCTATTGTTTTTATGGATTACATTAACTATAACAATTTTGATATCTTTAAAACCAACTTCTTCATAAAGTTTCTTTATTTCATCTTCCGAAAAACCAAAGTGAAAAATACCTTCATTATTTGAGTGGAAACTTCCATCTTCTTTTTCTAACTCCGCAATGGCTATATAACCACCTTTTTTCCTTCCAACTTCTCCCCGGATCAATATTAATGACGCCTGAATCGATTCTAAAATCTAGAGATAATATCCTTTACTATTGGGAAAGTTATCATGAAAAGATGGGAAATCTTTTTATTTCTCAATTGCGAGTAGCCTTGGGTGAGTGTGAAGACTTTGACGAATATATAAATACCCTTTGCTAGAAAGCAGAATATTTAATAAATGACTTTGGTTTTGAACCTTGGAAGTAGAAGATTTTTTTAATCGTGATTTTCTTCGAGTGCGTGCTTTCAAGCAAATCTTTAAAGAAGTAATCTCGTAGAAATTGAAAAATTGAGCAGGTAAAAAAAACTAATAAGTTTCCCAAGCGTTGTCATTGTAGTAGTGGACAATAACAGGGCTGAAGATACTGTTTACTTCAATCTCTTTTTTCTTGGTCTTAATCCAACCCTTTGGAAAGACTAAGGAAGCAAGGAACATCTCTTTTGTCAGGACTTCAAGGTTAACGGTATTGAAGTTTACTTCTTTTATTTTCTTGTCGAGCTCCTCTTTTGAAAACTTGTAAGCTATCACAAATCCCCAGTCTCCAAAAGATGGAACGTCATAATGGTAAGGGAGAATATTAAAACCTGCTTTTTCTATCGTTTTTTCTATACAGGTAAAAGCATCTGGAGCAAAGTAAGGAGAAGTTGACTGAACCGCCATTATTCCATCCGATCTTAGGAGATAAAAGAGTTTTCTGTAAAACTCTACCGAGTAGAGCTTTGCAAGTTCTACCGTTGAAGGGTCTGGAAGATCAACAATTACAACGTCATATTTCTCTCTGATACCTCTCTTTAAGAGCTCCACCAAAAAAACATCCGCATCCGTATTGATAACTTTTACTCTATCGTTGAGAAAAGAACCTCTATTTATTTCAACGAGAGGCTCTCTTTTTGCTATTTCTATCATCTCTCTGTCAAGATCAACAAGCGTTATATTAACGTTGGAATACTTGAGAATTTCTCTCGCAACCAATCCATCTCCCCCTCCGAGAACAAGAACGTTCTTTCTGTTCCCCGCAAGATTCATGGCAGGATGAACAAGGAGCTCGTGATAAATCTTCTCATCGGCAGAGGAAAACTGGAGATTACCGTTTATGTAGAGTCTTATCTCTCCTGTCTTCTTGTTTCTCGTTATTGCTATATCCTGATACTTCGTCCTCTCGTGGAAAATTACAGGCTGGTTATAAAGAGGTCTTTGTAAAAACTTCTCTATCTTTCTGCTTAAAGTAAATCCAGCAATGTCAATGAGAAATACGAGAGCCACGAGCAAGTAGATTACTTTTTTGTATTGTATTCCTTTCTTTCTTTCAAAAACAAAGAGAGTAATAACTGCTACCAAAAGATTAGCTGCACTTGTGATGAATCCAGCCTGTACAAGGGAGAAGTGTCTTAAAATTATGTAAACCCAAACAAGAGCTCCAACAAAAGCTCCAACATAATCAGCAGAATAGATAAAGGAGATATTCTCACTCAATTTCTTTATGTACTTTTCATTTATCCTCAAGACAATCGGAATCTCAAGTCCAATGAGAAACCCTATAAAAGAAGCAGTCAGGTAGTAGATTAGCTCGTAGTTTTCAAGATAGGCAAAGGAGAAGTAGGTTATTACTACACTTAGTCCCCCAACAAGAGAAAGAACAGATTCTACAACGATAAACTTTTCTATAAGATTTCTATCTGAGATGTTCTTCTGATAATATCCTGCAAGCCCCATAAAAAGGAGCATTAGAGCAATGGTTATAGAAAACTGTTCTATGGAGCTCCCCATTATGTAGGATGAAGTTGTAGAAAGCAAGTATTCATAAATAAGTCCGGACGCTCCGGTCATAAAAATTGAAAGGGAAAGCCACAAGGCCAAGCTTCTAGCCATTCCCGAACTTCCTAAGCTATGAACTGATAGATGAACACGACAGAAATCATCGCCATTTCGATGAAGAGAGCTCTGAAGTAGTTATCGTCCTGAATAATCCTCTTTATCGTTGTTTCCCTAAGAATTAGAAGATCAATAAGAATCTTAAAGATGAGGAGCAGAATAACGGAAAAGATAAAGTAGATAAGAGTTAACATAACCATAGCCGTTAAAGACTTTTCCGGACTAAAAACGGAAGTTATGAGGAATGAAGTTATAATGTATAGAGAAGAAAGGTTGATACCGGCAGATATATTTCCTTTATAAATTAACTCTCTAAGATTGATTCCTTTGAGCTCGTATAATCTTTCGTAAAGGTAAATACTAAAGGTTAACAACAATTGTACGAGAAAGAATATTCCTAAAAGCTTTAAGATTAATCCTACCTGATCGATCTCTGGAGAAAAATAGTTGTTTATTACAGTTTCAACGACTATTCCCGTTGCTATGAGATTGGCAGTTTCAACCACTGCTAAGGAGAGATTCCCATTCTTTATTTCCAACAGATTTTTAACTTTATGAAAAATAACATAGTCATTGATAACGTGTCCCAAAGCCATAAGAAAAAGAGCAATTAGAGAATAGATACCTATGTAGAAAAGGTCTAACAACAACCCGTAAGATTCTCCTGTGTAAAGAGGAGACGTTGCCACTGCAAGAGCAAATATGAGAGCTCCACGTATTAAATTTTCAGTTTCGGAATGTCCAAGTCTAAAGAACAGTCTATAAAACTCAATAGTAAGAAAAGCAAAGAAAACAAAAGCCAAAAGATAAACGGAATTTATAACTGTTTCTTTCAGAGCTGTTGCTATAATCTCCACCATCAAACCCTCCTTTGTTGAAGATTTTCTACTTTCCACCACCTCCAAAAGCTCCGCCCCTTACCCTTACACCTGCTCTTCTTATCGAATAACCGGAGCCGGAATAAGTAGAAGAGGTGTATCTTTCTTTTACATCCTCGTAAACATCTCTATAGTCAATAGGTTTATACCTTCCTGTCCCAGTGTAGGAGTCTTCTCTATCTTTTCCAAAAAGGTCTGAAAGGAATCTATATATTCCATACCACTCCCAGAGAGAGCTCCCATCGTTGTTTACATAATGGCCGTAATTTGGATTACCTACGAATGCAGAGTAGATTTTTTTCGACTCAGAAATGATTTGTTCTCTGAAATAGCCTATCGGTTTGGCAGAAATGATAACTCCTTCTTTTGGATATGCTTCCCATTCTTTTTTATCCACTTCTACCCATTTGGTCTCAGTTG
Above is a window of Desulfurobacteriaceae bacterium DNA encoding:
- the polX gene encoding DNA polymerase/3'-5' exonuclease PolX, coding for MKNKELARIFDRWADILEFIGDNPYHVRAYRNAARLIGDLSEDIEILAKEGKLTSLPGIGQRLQEKILEFLKTGKIEEFEKLKSTVPDTIFTLLDIPGVGPKTVKLLYEKLNVRSLEDLKRAIESGELLKLPGFGLRKVEKIRKGIELFEKSSGRILLGVAVFIADRIVKSLKDSEVVDKVSVAGSTRRMKETVGDIDILATGENLPAIIETFVNLPNVKEILWKGSKKASVIVEEGEQVDLRVIEKESYGSALQYFTGSKAHNIHLRTICIKKGLKLNEYGLFKGDLRIAGETEEEIYEALGMEFPPPEIREDTGEIELALERKLPRFIDYKDIRGDLHIHSNWSDGASTIEEIALKAIELGYEYIAITDHSKSLKVAGGLSEEDLLRRNKEIDKLNEKFNGKIKILKGAEVDILPDGKLDYDDEILKELDFVIAAIHSRFSQDNTERILKAMENPFVNVIAHPTGRIIGQREGYPLDLEKILEKAQETNTALEINAYYNRLDLKDADCRFATKFNVLLVINTDSHHVDHMWMMKLGVGTARRGWVGREKILNAKPIEELLNFVKSKRKKFGVL
- the dapE gene encoding succinyl-diaminopimelate desuccinylase, translating into MPVDILQKLISIPSVYGNEKEIADFVESFIREKNPKLSLIRKNNSIIAHTPLNSSKKTVALVGHLDTVPGENEYTGKILDGRLYGLGASDMKAGDAVILKLIEDFSKQDTRYNLFFIFYEKEEGPYVDNGLRHLFEDYIDLLKEIDFAFVLEPTDNVVQVGCLGVIHAWFKFKGKRAHSARPWEGDNAIHKGWRLLKFLKELEPKEYKIGTLTYYEVLNATMVDFNGGRNIIPEEFRVNLNYRFSPTKTIEEAKKNLIELKDKVNADEVEFTDLSPAARPCIDNPILVEFIEKFQTPVEPKQAWTDVAQLSYHGIDAVNFGPGQPHQAHQRNEYVEIEKVKECYRIFKAFLCE
- the nadB gene encoding L-aspartate oxidase; amino-acid sequence: MRSLLSIDTSKIPYKEYDAVIVGSGAAGLFCAITLSKLGLKVCVLTKETADTGSTKLAQGGVAVALSKEDSPELHFSDTVKAGAGLVKTKTARILVEEGVKRVIDLIRMGANFEKEENGLLKFTKEAAHSVARIVYYKDKTGEEVERALLENYNQDLIEFAQVKELIVKDNRCYGVIYEKDGIIQAIYAPITAIATGGAAGIYLKNTNPPTSTGDGIAIALRYGAKLQDLEFVQFHPTAFCDDSDCFLISEAVRGEGAILVDENGRRFMGDYHHLWELAPRDVVTRAIETQKRICGGNVYLDFRPIESKGIDIFKRFPTITSELLEKGLNPKKDLIPITPVAHYYIGGIAVDSFGRTSIEGLFAVGEASCTGVHGANRLASNSLLECFVFGERTAYGVYRDWQYLHQDFCPVKLELKEKEPINKKEYSFKDVQDIMWNYVGIVRNAKSLTKAIDKLSEIANSNSSWQVRNSATLGLAIAISAMRREESRGGHYRSDFPYEREEFRKHSYFTLSDLNKLL
- a CDS encoding septal ring lytic transglycosylase RlpA family protein — its product is MKRAWILCIISIFLWGCVSLKGRDEFFGQPAKPIKPSSGCESTYKVNGRTYCVKDVPSGYVEYGVASWYGPGFHGKRTANGEIYNMYKLTAAHKTLPLNTYVKVINLENGKSVIVKVNDRGPFVEGRIIDLSYAAAKRLGMLKKGTAKVKLVVLGKKVNNGYKSVNLERGMFYVQVGAFKNKLNAFKYKNKILNEYGIQTKVIKLNGYYRVLAGPVSSYKKAKQFKLRLKRMGLSGSFIIRQ